From Ananas comosus cultivar F153 linkage group 2, ASM154086v1, whole genome shotgun sequence:
atacatataaataaagtgacaaaggacttgatgattggtatccgaaatttcaagttcgaatcctagttgatttacatttccagctaagtttattttaaaaaaaaataaataaaatggataGCATGCtgtctttctctctccaaaaaaaaaaaaaaaaacaaaaaacaaatttGTCAACGGTTTAAATTTCTCATCTAACAGTGAGTTATCTGTATTGTATTTGAATACTAAGACGAGAAATGTCAGGAAAGCAGTTTCCAAGCGTCCTTAAGCATCCTCTCAAACAACACAGTTAGGTACTTGTGAGAAGACTGCATTTTTCTTCATGACCTAATTAAAACAAAACACAAGCATGCCGCTGCAGATCTTTGCACGCAAGCAAAAAAACTTCACTTCAGGATCAATTCAAGTGTCTACTTTCTGTTAAGTTGAAGAAGGATCAAGAGGCCCATTCAAACGTTCCTGAGACTCCAATAACAAATCTTAGTAGTGTGAATGACCTCACTAGTAAAATCTTAATAGCTCCAAAAAGAGCGCTAAATTCCTGTCCAGACATGTCCCGCAAAGCACATGGCTTTGCTTGTCACCTAATAATAAGAGTCCCACTTTTCTCATACATTAATTCAGAAAGTCCGACCGTCCTTGCAGTAGGTAGAAATATATTCATCTATACTAAAACACTACAACATTACCATATAGACAATTTATATTGTAACTCTACATTCACACAAAATGTATTCTTCAGAAAATCTAGAAAATTCGTAACACGCATACAAGCACTTCTATAATAGTAAACAGAAATGTGCTCATCAGATGAGATCTCACAAACTAGAACAGGTAAAAGAGTCAACTTAATAGAATGCTGGTCGAGACAACAAGCATGTCTGCTTACTGTGGTTGTACCTATTACCTAATTACATATGTAAAGACTCTACAATATCGGGTATGTGGATATGTTTCACAATGAAACCATTCCAAGAAGGTAATTGCCGGCATCCAAACATGAACAAAATACaaccttaaaatttaaaaatgcaaTTGATAGAGCAATCATATTTTCACATGGAACATTTTTACAACTTGTGGCCTGTAGCACCACCAAAGCAAGCACTCATTTTAGCCTTGCGAAAAGAAATTGATAGCAAATTTGGTCTCTGACTCTCCATAGAAATGCTTATCAGGCTTGTGGGATTGGGCTAACTCATCCTCAACCCATACCAACATAAAAAAAGTGAGGAAATTAAATCAGTATAAAGGCAACCACTATTATGCTTATTAGGCTGATATGCTTATCAGGTTTGTGGGATTGGGCGAGCTCATCCCCAACCCATACCAACATAAACAAAGTGAGGGAAATTAAAGCAGCATCCAACCCCTATTATGTTCAGGTTGTGTGCGACTCCAGATTCGACTCAAAGtcgaaaaagaagaaaatcataTCAAGaccaaacaaatgaaaatttatgCCTATGTTTATATCAAAACAATTTTATGAGATCAAAGAAAGGCACTAGAATATCTATGTTCATGCCAAACAAAGAATGAAAGGAAACACtaacaaaacaagaaaaaaaaaaaaaaaactagatgtCACGGAGAATAATGGTAAGGAAATAGAAACAAATCAATTGAGTGAAAGAGAACGAAGGTTATCCATATATGTAACCTACAAATGTGCATGACGACGGCAATAGCATTGTAAAGAAACTATCTTTATGCACGCCCTGACAAAAAGAAAAGCCATTGGCAATTGTTGTAAAGTTACCAATTGCATGCATGCCCCTCCAAATCATTAGTTGTTTGGAATCACGCATTTGCTGTCACATTCCATCTGCAAGGTCTGTTTAGACCATGTCTAATGTGTTTAAATCCTAACCACTGTTTTGAAATAGCCATTTTAACCAAAAAGATATAGCTACAAAGAGATTCTATTGAGAACAGTACGGAAATTGTGAAGAATACAAGAAGATATAGCTACAAAGAGATTCTATTGAGAACAGTAAGGAAATTGTGAAGAATACAAAGGCAATAATGTCCTTTATCCTCCAAAAGCTAATTTATAAAGGGGtatgaatgtaaaaaaaataaaaaatattaaaatataaaaaaagtaatgaCTTGAAGGGCATGGATACACGTACTaactttataataatatttacaCCGTCACGCTTCTGCATACGAGTACGAGTACATGCAACAATCCCAATAGACAAGTATCAATTAAGAAGAGATTTTTCTAAAGCAATCAAACATCATAAAAAATTCCCGTATCAATATAACTTGGCTGTAATGCTAGAGCATACATCTATAAGCCCAGATCAATGCCCACAATTTTAATTAAACTATCTAGACCCATGCATGATCATGGGTACATCCCGTTTAGGCTGAGTTCATGTTGGGGATACACCCAAATAATGAGAGACAATTATTTCATCAAGCCATTTTGATCCAAATAAACAAAACCACAGACAGATCCAATAGACCAATATATTTTATTACACCATGATATGCAAATCATTAATCCAAAGCATGAGAAATGAACTCACTAATTTATAGCAAAAAGCTGTTATAGCGGAGAATATCCCAGGTGAGTTCTTATCCAAGAAAAAGGTGACCTTCAACCGCACCACCAGAAAACTTCTTCAGTTGATCAAATAGACCTCATATTCAAGCAACAGGTACTATAATGTTTAATGTAACATAAAATATAACAGCCTTACAAAGCTATTAGGAAATTTATCAGTATTCAACAATATAACAAATACCCTGTCCCATGGGAAACCTCTAATAGAAGTAGTAATTAGCACTATATTTTCtgcaaaagaaagaagaaacaaacagAATAGCCAACAAATTGTATGACAGTCATACAAGAAAAAGATATCCGCCGTCTTTACCTCATTCTTTAAACTGCGTATGCTAGCCCTAAATTTCAGGTAATATTTCAAAAACAAAACCTGAAATAAAATCCGTTCAGATTTTACCTCTGAATATCAGGATTATGCGTCGGCAATTCATACTAGCACAGAAAATTCATCCTGAGGTGCATTACCACTGGCACTTCTCGCCTTCCACTTCTCATATTCAGGATCATCGGTAGGCAATTCATAGCGACAAAGAGGGCATGTGTTCCTCATTCCGAGCCAAGGTAATATGCACTCCTCGTGAAAATGATGCGAGCATGGAAGCTGTTTAACCCTCTCATCGACCAATATCCCGTCTTTACAAACCGCACATTGGATGCCATCCTTAGCAAGATCCTCTTCCGTCAGCACGACCGACGGGAGGCTCTCAACTGCCGACTTGGCAGCCGGAGGGCTTCCTTTGGCAGGGCTGTCGTGGCCCACAAACTGGCCGAATAAGACCTCATAAGCCTCGTAATCCGAGGCGTAAACGAAACCCTCGTGGTCATCCACAAAGTAGGCTTCTACATCATCAGGATCCCTTGGATTTCTTCCCATGCTGTTCACCGCCAAGAGAACCTCCCACTCAAGATTTCGCACCGCATCCTCCTCGAGATCCGCGTCCTCTTGATCCAATTCCCCAACCTCGTCGGATCCGCTGCCATTGCCGACGATTGTGATGCTAAGAACATCCCTCTCATCGACCCGGCCATCCACCTCCTCCCACTCGAAATCCTCGTTGGGATCTCTCCTCTGATCCTCGATTTGGAGGCAATCCCAACACAGAGGGATGCCGAGATCCTCCGGCATAGCATCACGGTCTTCGATGCTCTCGGAatccgaatccgccccgatggCGACTATCTGCccgtcggaatcggaatcggagtCGGAGTCGAACGCAGCGATTCTCAAACCCTCGGAATCCACAGGGCGGGATCTCGAAAACTCGATGGATTCAGATGCGAAGCTATTCCCCCTCCTCCCCAAAAAGAAATCATCGCCTCCCCAATCCGAAACGGCCGCTTCCGCCGCCACCACAATCCGATCTCCATCCTCATCCCATTCTCCACCGCTCTCATCACCCCCTAAACCTAGAGATAGATTCAAACCCAAGGAATTCGATCCTACCTCGTCGTGGGGTTCGGGGAAGGGATCCATCGCGATGTGAGGAAAAGGGCAACGGCGATTGAACAGATCGAGGGACAGAGGGGCGTGGCGATCGGAGTAATCGGAATCGGATTCCGATTCGTAGGGATCAGCGGAGAATACGGGGACGAACGGATCGCCGTCGCCGGTGCGACGGAAGGGGAGCGGATCTACGGATTCGAGGCGcgcttcttcgtcttcttcgccttcttcgagggggaggaggagatctGAGGAGATCGAATCCGCCATTTTTGGTGTCGACAACGTAAACGAAACACGAacgcaagagagagagagagagagagagagagagcggtcgAAAGAAACGCTCGCTCTCTGGGGACGCTACGGGCGTTGGCTTCTGATATACGCCGGGAGGCACGTGAGTCGCACGTGAGGGGGAAGGGGTAATTTGGGAATTTCGCGTTCCGCATAATGGTCAATTCAGGCGTATAATATGTGTCGAAAATCTACCGATACGCGCCAAACTTTTCAGAATATTATTTgccaaatttttgttttctttttaacttaCATTTTGAAACACAGTCACTAATttttgtccaaaaaaaaaacaaaggattGTTGCTAAATTTCTAAAAAGGGCGAGGTGCGGTGAGAATAACACCATGGTGAAGGAACGGTTGGGAACGGGCGTAGGGATGTGCCAGGTTGGGAATAGCGACGTGTGGACGGTATTGATGTAACGATAGGGGAAAAACCATCGGTAGAGATTTggaaaattaatttcttttaggCTTTTAGTTGATGTGTCACTTTGATAGCACAATATGGTgatcataaataatatattcgTTTTCTTAttaatcatgtttttttttctttatttatttagaaattatattttattgtgcATAgtctctcaaattttttttaataatgtatAATATTTTTGGAATATTGTTAGTGGTATAATAATCTCTACAATCACGCTATGTAATCTTGATTAGTCCGTGTCATCTGACTACTAGTTTGCaaaatgtataataaaaatatattctgGATATTACTTGTGCGTACCATaaagttttgtttttattaatttgactCTAATTTGTAGCACTACGTGCCTCTCTTTACCTAACAAAACAGCATTTTTTCTTCGCTAGCAAACATGCTAATTTACAAatcaaagtataaaattttggtTGTAGCTACGCCGTAAAGTGTCTcttagccaccgtttggttgggggttaaggggttaggggtggaataaccccttaaccctcgatttatacccaaacaccactcttttgggatggggttagtaaaccccaccccaaactgggttagtggggtttactaaccccactcccctCCCAATTTTAATctcgcacgcatcccgagccttcacctttttcttctttatcaatcattaaccccactccccctcccaactttaaccccgcacgcatcccgagccctcacatttttcttctttatcaatcattaaccccactccccctcccaactttaaccccgcacgcatcccgagctctcacatttttcttctttatcaatcattatcttcttatcccacctactccaaccaaacatttttttttactatcctagactaactccaacctccaaccaaacaaaaaaattttttaacaccattttaaccctgaacttaaccctattcctggaatagctactttttcttaaccccgaaccaaacgggggcttAGGCTATGATTGTAAAAATTCTGTTTCTTCATGAAACAAATAGAGTTATATTAAAGCATTAATCAATATTTCTGTAGAATTAccaaccgtctctagagcaagtggcaaaaggcttggtggttggtactcgagacctaagttcgaattctatttgatttatattttctgctaagtttatttctaaataaaataaatgaagcgggtagcgtgctacctatctctcaaataaaataaaaaaaaattttctgtagaATTCACTAGTCCCACCAAATCGATATTATGAACAATACCTAATGATGAATTCGAATTATATTGCTTGTacatctcctctctcatttAACACATTGATGCTTATCATTATTGCCACACCAAATCATTGTGTAGCTAATTTATAATCCTCTATGATACATCAAACCACATTTAAAGCACCTCCAACAATTCACATAAATGATAGAACACCAGGTTATTTAGAGGATCCTAAAAATTGTATAATTCGCAAGGCTTACTTAAATTACTAGTCCTTCGAAATCAAAAGcgtttttaattttcaaaatgaaaCAATCGTAAAATGGAGCTCTCACGGCCCTTGACTCTTCTAAATGGAGGGTCCAAAAAAACTTTGTAGcccaaaatttagtttctaatttAGGATCGGGTTTAGTAAGCGCACTTTATACCCGGTCCAATAGAAGCCCAACTCACTCACCACTCTTTATCAGGGGAATGGCCCCAACATCAGACTACTTCATCCGCCGTCCATCACATAACTGGCACAACTCTTAAAGCAGCATGTCAACGGCGGATGGGGTTAGTCCCACACCAACCAAAccatgaaaattaattaattttttttaaaaaaactggtACGCCCTCTCgctatccctttttttttgggtatacTCGACAATCTCTCCGCTTCTCTCCGAATCCTCACCAGGTTGGTCGCCGTGTTCTTCGAATTTCttgtgtttattttattttcttctttatttcgTTTGATTGTTTAATTGTACGCCGGATTCGTCGTTTCATTGTTGTATGCTTGTAgttttagggtttggattttggtccgTGATCTGGGGATTTCCCCGATTCAATGCGAAACTAGAAGtaggaagaaaaaggaaaaaggaaaaacccTAGGGTTCGAAGGTACCTGCAGATGAAAAAAGAGTATCAGGATTGATTTGTATATACTGTGTTGATTTATTTGGGTGAAAAAAAATCACTAGTTGGATGATCCTCATTtcgtttctttttattttttttcttattttatcctGCTTTAATTAGTTGCTCTTATTGATAATCCATTTGTTCTACGAAGGGTTGTTAGGAGTAAGTTTTTACCGCAAAAGCTGTGAATTTTGCAGaaactaaatttgaattctattgATGATTCTGTGAACTTTTGGACTGTTCATCATTCAAATCCTATATAGAAAACATGAGGTGATTACAGTAGTTTgatgtttcttttctttgaaaattttgaaaatttcagtTATCTTAAAGCGTTTGATCTTCTTAtcgaaaaaaaattatcctatACTCTTTAGAGGGCttgatctttatttttttcctctctttcttctttttatatattagcAATGTCTTCGTATGAAAATGTTGTTCCTGGGAAGCTTAAGCTGAAGGGAAAAGCATTAGATGTTAAGGCGGGTgggataaagaagaaaaagaaacacaaGCATCATCAGGATGGAGAGTCTCAAAGTGGAAATAATGAACTTCAAGCAGGTTAATTTTTTGTACTTAGTACAATGTTGCTATTATTCATAGTTTATTACATGCTTCGTCTATTAACAAGGGTCGTATCAATAATAGTTGTGTTTAGCAATCTCACATGTGTAGTAGAGCTGAGAATTTGTATTGGTTGATGCGCCTAACATGTAAAAACTCGTAAAGTTGCACATCATGTATACTCTTTTAAGTAAGAAGAATTTTAAACTTGCTGCTAACCTGCTGTGGTGTGGATCAGGTACAATGATCTTGGTTAGGGGCAGATAAACAGCAAACTAGCATAAAGCCATAAATTGTAGCAGAAAAACCTCTTAAACTGGTCGACTAACTTTGTTTTATATTCTCACTTGTATTATATTATCAGCTACTTGACATGCAAGTGTGCAGGTCTCTGTAACCTTCCGCAACCTCGACCATATTAACTATTTTCTTTGTCCGACTAGCTCACCGTAAATCCCCTCCCTTATCTGCACTCCTGCATGAAATagaagtaaataataaattaattaataaatatgtgAATAATACTCTATTTCTCATAACTAAATATCAATGGATCAATTTCTTGGCCTTGCCAGGCGGAACAAATTCTTTCTGGAGTCTTTATAGGATCCCATCAACCTTGTGAGCTATGCAatttgatagtatatttttgggtagaaattattaatttaatcttTTCATCAGGGTGTGAATTGCTCCAGTTTGAAGATTGCCATTAATATTAGATATGTTCTTCTCTATCATGTGACACatttgttagattttttttttctccattaaGGGTCTGTTTGTTTTACCgtaagtggggtggaagtgggaagggaaagtaattttcggtgaaaactaatcacttccgttgtttggttcaccgtaattttattacgcccGAAAGTCTAGTTCACCCAAAAAGGtgaaattgacttcgccctcccacgggggcgaagtcaatttcggtGAAGTCGAAAATAAAGCAAGAGTGGGTAATGTGTTAGGGTAATGTGTTAGggttaactttagaattttatttgttgcattattataatttatatgcaaacaaataatataattttttaaaattttattttataattatacatatatatataattatatacatatataattatattaatttttatttattataatttattattaattataagttacaaaataaacaataatttcACTTCGGAGGTAACTATACCAGGGATGGAGATatacactttttacgtcatctactttctaccaaacaaacaacagaactcacagaactgcacttccacgGTTAGAAACAAACCGCAgaagtgaattaattttcaccccaactccacttcaactccaagtccacttccaccccaagtctacttacgtcgaaacaaacatgccctaaagtGAAATTGTATTCCTGGTAATTTTAGCTAAATCTGATTCATGCATTCAGACTGGTAATTTTGACTTTTAGGTGGAAGTTCGGAGTCATTAGCTGAAACCAATGAAGACTTGCCAAAGACCGAAAAGCTTGGGGGCGAAGAAAATCCACCGACACATGATGAACACCTCACGCCAGCTGAGAGACGATATATTGAACAGAGGGAGAGAATCAACATGCATAGGCTGGCAAAGACCGCTAATAAATCACATCGTGACCGGATTGAGGGGTTCAATCAGTATCTTGCGAACCTCAGCGAGCATTATGACATTCCGAAAGTCGGTCCTGGTTAGTTTGTTTATGTAGGGTTGAGTGGAAATATATCACACCGCTATGATGGTTCTTCGGTTATCGCGAACTGTGTGGTGCTCTTTATGATGTTCTACTGTTGAGACCGTACTATAGGGAGAATTACTATGCTAGCACAGACTCTTAGGTTAAATCTTGGTAGTAAATCCAAGATTCTCCGTAATGGTGTTTTCATGTTCTGATATTTGTGTGTACTTGACGAATCTGCTTATTCTGTCTGATTTTATATCAACTGGTTGCTTCAAGTTGAGTTTATATAATAGTGTTATTTAGAGTCCTATTTATTGGCACTACTTTTCATAATTGTCATAATTAGTTCAGGTTTAATGCGGCCTATATTTAAATGTACTGTAAAGTGCATCATGAAATTGGTGTAATCACGGCGAGCCTTTTTATCTATGGCCAGAATCTGAGACAATAGGAAATAAATGGATTTACGCACTCTGCATGTTTATCATGAAATGGCACTGCTCATGCATTGTTGTGTTGTTTTAAACAATTTGCTCTCAATCTTTGAACCTCTGttctatttttcctttttctttctttgagaAAAACTTGTCCGTTTTAAGCGTAAGGGCTCATCTATTGCTTGGTAAGGAGAAGAATCTGAATACTTCT
This genomic window contains:
- the LOC109706572 gene encoding uncharacterized protein LOC109706572; this translates as MADSISSDLLLPLEEGEEDEEARLESVDPLPFRRTGDGDPFVPVFSADPYESESDSDYSDRHAPLSLDLFNRRCPFPHIAMDPFPEPHDEVGSNSLGLNLSLGLGGDESGGEWDEDGDRIVVAAEAAVSDWGGDDFFLGRRGNSFASESIEFSRSRPVDSEGLRIAAFDSDSDSDSDGQIVAIGADSDSESIEDRDAMPEDLGIPLCWDCLQIEDQRRDPNEDFEWEEVDGRVDERDVLSITIVGNGSGSDEVGELDQEDADLEEDAVRNLEWEVLLAVNSMGRNPRDPDDVEAYFVDDHEGFVYASDYEAYEVLFGQFVGHDSPAKGSPPAAKSAVESLPSVVLTEEDLAKDGIQCAVCKDGILVDERVKQLPCSHHFHEECILPWLGMRNTCPLCRYELPTDDPEYEKWKARSASGNAPQDEFSVLV
- the LOC109706526 gene encoding protein FAM32A-like, with the protein product MSSYENVVPGKLKLKGKALDVKAGGIKKKKKHKHHQDGESQSGNNELQAGGSSESLAETNEDLPKTEKLGGEENPPTHDEHLTPAERRYIEQRERINMHRLAKTANKSHRDRIEGFNQYLANLSEHYDIPKVGPG